A window of Hymenobacter aerilatus contains these coding sequences:
- a CDS encoding sialate O-acetylesterase has translation MNSLLRVVLLFSCTCVLPTPAAFSQIRLPKLVSNGMVLQREKPVTIWGWAAAEEKVAITFQGKTYRATADTQGQWRVSLPAMKAGGPYDMTLAASNQVKVSDILIGDVWLCSGQSNMETTMTRVRDKYPEEVATANNPRIRQFNVPMSYAFNGPKADLKGGSWVPVTPQTIGDYSAVAYFFAKDLYAKYKVPIGIIKDAVGGSPAEAWLSADALKQFPTYQQAAEKYKDSTLIASTQQRDQAAGRDWQRRLYQADQGEAPGQTKWSDPSYNARDWATMNVPGYWANQTPLGPVNGVLWFRKEVDVPASMVGKPARLELGTLVDADSTYINGQLVGTTGYQYPPRKYDFEPGVLKPGKNLIVVRLVSNGGRGGFTLDKEYRLLAGDQTLDLRGPWQYKVGATMSPAPGSTTFQYQPGGLYNGMIAPVTPYTIKGILWYQGESNAGRPQDYQALMTSLISDWRQHLQQPNLPFLYVQLPNFMAAKKEPGESGWAMIRDIQRRLLTVPNTGMAVTLGLGEWNDIHPVTKQPVGHRLALAAQKVAYGDKNVVASGPLYQSMQKNGNKATLTFSGVGSGLVAQGKGSLEGFAVAGSDHQFHWAQARIEGNKVVVWSDQVKDLVAVRYAWADNPENANLANKEGLPASTFRTDDF, from the coding sequence ATGAATTCCCTCTTAAGAGTAGTACTGCTGTTTTCCTGCACTTGCGTGCTGCCTACCCCGGCTGCATTCAGCCAAATTCGCCTGCCGAAGCTCGTCAGCAACGGCATGGTGCTACAGCGCGAGAAGCCTGTTACCATCTGGGGTTGGGCCGCGGCAGAGGAGAAGGTCGCCATCACGTTTCAGGGTAAAACCTACCGCGCCACTGCCGATACACAAGGGCAATGGCGCGTGAGCCTACCCGCTATGAAAGCCGGCGGTCCTTACGATATGACCCTTGCAGCCAGCAACCAAGTGAAGGTAAGCGATATTCTGATTGGGGACGTGTGGCTGTGCTCGGGGCAGTCGAATATGGAAACCACCATGACCCGCGTGCGCGACAAGTACCCCGAGGAAGTAGCCACCGCCAACAACCCGCGCATCCGCCAGTTCAACGTGCCGATGAGCTACGCGTTCAACGGCCCCAAAGCCGACCTAAAAGGTGGCAGTTGGGTGCCTGTGACGCCGCAGACCATTGGTGACTACTCTGCCGTGGCCTACTTTTTCGCAAAGGATCTGTACGCTAAGTACAAAGTACCCATCGGTATTATCAAAGATGCCGTGGGTGGTTCGCCGGCCGAAGCTTGGCTGAGCGCCGACGCTTTGAAACAGTTTCCTACCTACCAGCAAGCCGCCGAGAAGTACAAAGACAGCACCCTGATAGCTAGTACTCAGCAGCGCGACCAAGCCGCCGGGCGCGACTGGCAGCGCCGCCTCTACCAAGCCGACCAGGGCGAAGCGCCTGGTCAAACTAAGTGGTCGGACCCTAGCTACAACGCCCGCGACTGGGCTACCATGAACGTGCCTGGCTACTGGGCTAACCAGACCCCGCTGGGACCCGTGAACGGCGTACTCTGGTTCCGCAAGGAAGTGGACGTGCCGGCTAGTATGGTGGGTAAGCCCGCACGCCTAGAGCTGGGTACGCTGGTGGATGCCGACTCTACCTATATCAACGGGCAGCTGGTAGGCACTACTGGCTACCAGTATCCGCCCCGCAAGTACGATTTTGAACCGGGTGTGTTGAAGCCGGGCAAGAACCTGATTGTGGTGCGCCTGGTCAGCAACGGCGGCCGCGGGGGCTTCACCCTCGACAAGGAATACCGTCTGCTGGCAGGCGACCAGACGCTGGATTTGCGCGGCCCCTGGCAGTACAAGGTAGGCGCTACAATGTCGCCCGCACCTGGTAGCACCACCTTTCAGTACCAGCCGGGTGGGTTGTACAACGGCATGATTGCCCCGGTAACGCCCTACACCATCAAAGGCATCTTGTGGTACCAGGGCGAATCGAATGCCGGCCGCCCACAGGACTATCAGGCCCTGATGACCAGCCTGATTTCCGACTGGCGCCAGCACTTGCAACAACCCAACTTGCCCTTCCTCTACGTGCAGCTACCCAACTTTATGGCTGCCAAAAAGGAGCCAGGTGAGAGCGGCTGGGCCATGATTCGTGACATTCAGCGCCGCCTGCTTACAGTACCTAACACGGGCATGGCCGTGACGCTGGGTTTGGGCGAGTGGAACGACATTCACCCCGTAACCAAGCAGCCCGTGGGGCACCGCTTGGCCTTGGCCGCTCAAAAAGTAGCCTATGGCGACAAGAACGTGGTGGCTTCGGGCCCTCTCTACCAGTCGATGCAGAAAAACGGCAACAAGGCTACGCTCACATTTTCGGGGGTGGGCAGCGGCCTAGTCGCCCAGGGCAAAGGGTCGTTGGAAGGCTTTGCCGTGGCCGGTTCCGACCACCAGTTCCACTGGGCGCAGGCGCGTATTGAAGGCAATAAAGTAGTCGTGTGGAGCGACCAAGTGAAAGACCTCGTAGCGGTGCGCTACGCCTGGGCCGATAACCCCGAAAATGCCAACCTCGCCAACAAAGAAGGCCTACCCGCTTCTACATTCCGCACCGATGATTTCTAA
- a CDS encoding glycoside hydrolase family 3 C-terminal domain-containing protein gives MISNPKRLLTGLLLAGLSLSAQAQQAATALYLDPKQPLNTRVNDLISKLTLEEKADQMMYNSKAIERLNIPAYNWWNEALHGVGRAGAATVFPQAIGLGATFDEDLALRVSTAISDEARAMYNVAVAKGYRQQYSGLTFWTPNINIFRDPRWGRGQETYGEDPTLTGRLGVAFVQGLQGNDPRYLKTAACAKHFAVHSGPEKLRHEFNAQASPQDLWETYLPAFHQLVDAKVEAVMCAYNATNGEPCCGNSYLLQDVLRGQWKFKGHLVSDCWALVDFYQGHKVVKTPAEAAALALERGVNLNCGSVYPSLPEAVQKGLTTEAKMDSSLAILLRTRFKLGLFDPQGSSPYDKLGAETINSDKHRALAREAAQKSIVLLKNNGVLPLRNDLAKYFVTGPNAANLDALLGNYYGVNPSMSTILEGLVAGVSPASQMQYRPGALLDRPNQNGVDWVSGTARTSDATFVVLGINGLLEGEEGESIASPSFGDRLDYNLPKNQIDFLRGLRKNNDKPVVAIVTGGSPMNLAEVHELADAVVLAWYPGQEGGNAIADVVFGKVAPSGKLPITFPKSLDQLPAYENYAMQGRTYRYMTQEPLYPFGFGLSYAKFEYGGLKLPKKVAKNKPVEVEATVRNTGKMAGEEVVQLYLTHAPRAGQQVPLFALKNFRRVRLEPGASTTVKFTLTPEQLAMIDAQGKTVAASGPVTVSVGGALPGKRSQALGASAPAVASLTVR, from the coding sequence ATGATTTCTAACCCAAAACGTTTGTTGACCGGTCTGCTGCTAGCGGGTTTGAGTCTCAGTGCTCAGGCCCAGCAGGCGGCTACCGCCCTCTACCTCGACCCCAAGCAACCGCTGAACACCCGCGTCAACGACCTGATCAGCAAGCTTACGCTGGAAGAAAAGGCCGATCAGATGATGTACAACAGCAAGGCCATCGAGCGGCTGAACATCCCGGCGTATAACTGGTGGAACGAGGCCCTGCATGGGGTAGGGCGGGCTGGTGCGGCTACCGTATTTCCGCAGGCTATCGGGCTGGGCGCTACCTTCGATGAGGATCTGGCGCTGCGCGTATCTACCGCTATTTCCGACGAGGCACGGGCTATGTACAATGTGGCCGTGGCCAAGGGCTACCGCCAGCAGTACAGCGGCCTCACGTTCTGGACGCCCAACATCAACATCTTCCGCGACCCGCGTTGGGGTAGGGGACAGGAGACGTATGGTGAAGACCCTACCCTCACGGGTCGGCTGGGTGTGGCCTTCGTGCAGGGTTTGCAGGGCAACGACCCGCGCTACCTCAAAACTGCCGCCTGCGCCAAGCACTTTGCCGTACACAGCGGCCCCGAGAAACTACGCCACGAGTTCAATGCCCAGGCCTCACCTCAGGATTTGTGGGAAACCTACCTGCCCGCGTTTCACCAGCTGGTGGATGCCAAGGTTGAGGCCGTGATGTGCGCTTACAACGCCACCAACGGCGAACCATGCTGCGGCAACAGCTACCTGCTGCAAGATGTGCTGCGCGGCCAATGGAAGTTTAAAGGCCATTTGGTGAGCGACTGCTGGGCGCTAGTCGACTTTTACCAGGGCCACAAAGTGGTGAAAACGCCCGCCGAGGCCGCTGCCCTGGCCCTGGAGCGAGGCGTGAACCTGAACTGCGGCAGTGTGTATCCCTCCTTACCCGAGGCCGTGCAGAAAGGCCTCACCACCGAAGCGAAAATGGACAGCTCGCTGGCCATTTTGCTGCGCACCCGCTTCAAGCTGGGCTTATTCGACCCGCAGGGGAGCAGTCCCTACGACAAGCTGGGCGCCGAAACCATCAACAGTGATAAGCACCGCGCTTTGGCCCGCGAGGCGGCCCAAAAGTCGATTGTGCTGCTGAAAAACAACGGTGTGCTACCGCTGCGCAACGACCTAGCGAAGTACTTCGTGACCGGCCCCAACGCTGCTAACCTCGACGCGCTGCTGGGCAATTACTACGGCGTGAACCCATCGATGAGCACCATTCTGGAAGGCTTAGTGGCGGGCGTGAGCCCCGCCAGCCAGATGCAATACCGCCCCGGCGCCCTACTCGACCGCCCCAACCAGAACGGCGTGGACTGGGTGAGCGGCACGGCCCGCACCTCCGACGCTACCTTTGTGGTGCTGGGAATCAACGGGTTGCTGGAAGGGGAGGAGGGCGAATCTATTGCCTCGCCTTCGTTCGGCGACCGACTCGACTACAACCTGCCCAAAAATCAGATTGATTTCTTGCGTGGCCTACGTAAAAACAACGATAAGCCTGTTGTGGCCATTGTCACGGGTGGCTCGCCTATGAACCTGGCCGAGGTGCACGAGCTGGCCGACGCCGTGGTGCTGGCCTGGTACCCCGGCCAAGAAGGCGGCAACGCCATTGCCGATGTGGTGTTTGGTAAGGTAGCGCCATCGGGCAAGCTGCCCATCACCTTCCCCAAGTCTCTGGACCAGCTGCCGGCTTACGAAAACTACGCCATGCAGGGCCGCACCTACCGCTACATGACGCAGGAGCCACTCTACCCCTTCGGGTTTGGGCTGAGCTATGCCAAGTTTGAGTACGGCGGGCTAAAGCTGCCTAAGAAAGTGGCCAAAAATAAGCCCGTGGAGGTGGAAGCCACCGTACGCAACACTGGCAAAATGGCCGGCGAGGAAGTGGTGCAGCTCTACCTCACGCACGCGCCCCGTGCCGGCCAACAGGTGCCGCTGTTTGCGCTCAAAAATTTCCGGCGCGTGCGCCTGGAGCCGGGCGCCAGCACCACCGTGAAATTCACGCTCACCCCCGAGCAACTAGCTATGATTGATGCTCAAGGTAAAACAGTAGCCGCCAGCGGACCGGTCACGGTTTCGGTGGGTGGGGCCCTACCTGGCAAGCGTAGCCAGGCGCTGGGCGCCAGCGCTCCGGCCGTGGCTAGCCTCACTGTGCGATAA